A genomic segment from Triplophysa dalaica isolate WHDGS20190420 chromosome 22, ASM1584641v1, whole genome shotgun sequence encodes:
- the nipblb gene encoding nipped-B-like protein B isoform X3, giving the protein MNGDMPHVPITTLAGIASLTDLLNQLPLPSPLPATTTKSLLYNGRIAEEVNCLLSHRDDALVSQLAHSLNQVSTEHIELKDNLGSDDPEGDVPLLLQTVLSRNPNVFREKSLMQQPMIPSYKMPQNSMHGSPASNYQQTTISPSPPSRFVQSQPGSGTRYMPQQNSPVPSPYAPQSPADYIQYSHPPSYSQHQQIQQVSVSSPVVPSGMRNIHDNKVSAQVSGSNHNSRHCSNDEYINIVQRLGNDESDPALRNASFPVRSVCSPTGSEGTPKVGSRPPLILQSPPPYTSPRDAAPDLLLDSPERKKKQKKLMKEEGGKGAMYDIVSSPTKDSTKLTIKLSRVKSAETEQTAESLQAVEHSSDAENELSCGSVPFQRNPQERLTVGQCLPAEQSGYQQVPVLQNTGALAAKQPGVVSGTPYDEAELDALAEIERIERESAIERERCSKEVQDKDKPLKKRKQDSYPQEPGAGGTAGASGTPGVGGGCNAGNKLVPQEACAASNGASRPALMVSIDLQQAGRVEGPLDSCPVPATEAQRLPEDGSESTGVLRLKSKTDGEVQRPVDGRPEVIKTPQKTTSEGRPETPKNKHDHRREISSKTSSEKRSDLSKHRHDGKPDKVRTEGRSHESSRKHEGRLEATQESKEERHRDRDRDNEGSKIRKPDTSKSSSRVEHSREKERDRDRGKEQEKEREMDRDKERVKEQVKEQEMDQDKVQEMDRDKERVKDRDKERVMDQDKERVKDRDKERVMDRDKERVKDRDKERVKDRDKERVKERERERDKDRERNRDKERDRDKDRERKHKNTESTEHRDKRSPEQRSRPDSPRVKQEPRRGGESKIKSEKPVLKSPNNKDEKRSGDIKNRIDGHKPPSESKMAEFPNYLLGGKSSALKNFVIPKLKRDKDGKVMSDVQRSIECFPEPRVKLEKLNLVEEVNRGAKPVVVLKKLSIDEVQRIISNSRRPSKSKAYSKSFSEMDSSLPLCERVKVNKRRRSATNDKPKYAEVSSNEDNDSEAFTPKRSKRDKDRTLENEEKDRKGSGDHRRSGGHHDSRKSSGNRHRDRSPEDSDEDTPPPSLSDLARKLKKKEKLKKRKAYEPKLTQDEMMDSSTFKRFSTSVDNILENLEDVDFTSLDDDEIPQELLLGKQQLSELSSESAKIKAMGIMHKIPSDKLVKVQSILEKNIQDGAKLSTLMNHGNDRDDEERLWRDLIMERVTKSADACLTALNIMNSVRMPKAVYIEDVIERILQYTKFHLQNTLYPQYDPVYRVDPHGGGMLSSKAKRAKCSTHKQRVTVMLYNKVCDVISNISELLEIQLMTDTTILQVSSLGITPFFVENVSELQLCAIKLVTAVFSRYEKHRQLILEEIFTSLARLPTSKRNLRNFRLNSSDKDGEPIYIQMVTALVLQLIQCVVHLPNEKDSDDESDRKFDKDVLITNFYETAMRTAQNFLSVFLKKCGSKQGEDDYRPLFENFVQDLLSTVNKPDWPAAELLLSLLGRLLVHQFSNKQTEMALRVASLDYLGTVAARLRKDAVTSQMDQRSIDRILGESSGSDEIQQLQKALLSYLEENMETDPSLVFARKFYIAQWFRDTSMETEKAMKSHRDDDSSDGQHHAKDIESTSEIMQKAEARKKFLRSVVKTAPSKFSSLRNSDTVDYEDSCLIVRYLASMRPFAQSFDIYLTQILRVLGESAIAVRTKAMKCLSEVVAVDPSILARLDMQRGVHGRLMDNSTSVREAAVELLGRFVLSRPQLTEQYYDMLIERILDTGISVRKRVIKILRDICLEQPTFNKVTEMCVKMIRRVNDEEGIKKLVNETFQKLWFTPTPNHDKEAMTRKILNITDVVAACRDSGYDWFEQLLQNLLKTEEDASYKPARKACVQLVDSLVEHIIKYEESLADGDNKGLASNLVACITTLYLFSKIRPQLMVKHAMTMQPYLTTKCNSQSDFMVICNVAKILELVIPLMDHPSETFLTTIEEDLMKLIIKYGMTVVQHCVSCLGAVVNKVTHNFKFVWACFNRYYGALNKLKLQHQEDPNSSVLVSNKPALLRSLFTVGALCRHFDFDQEEFKGSNKVVIKDKVMELLLYFTKNEDEEVQTKAIIGLGFLCIQHPELMFSPDIKNPYNTLMADRKTSVNLKIQVLKNLQMYLQEEDSRMQEADREWKKMAKQEDLKEMGDISSGMSSSIMQLYLKQVLECFFHTQSSVRHFALNVIALTLNQGLVHPVQCVPYLIAMGTDSEPTMRNKSDLQLVEIDKKYSGFIHMKAVAGLKMSYQVQQAIVGSQKTVVRGFRQDETSGALCSHLYSMVRGNRQHRRAFLISLLNLFDDSSKSDVNMLLFVADNLATFPYQSQDEPLFIMHHVDITLSVSGSNLMQSFKESLLKEPRQREKKKKKKKKRGKRCGSEEDEDESSRASTSDSSDDDVIRRPKKPKQAGPVDSDFDSDLEDVDKVMQHLPDNPIPLLDFASASQGILLLLMLKQHLKNLYGFSDSKIQKYSPTESAKVYDKAVNRKANVHFNPRQTMDYLTNNLSNADLTYDAKRRIVRQYLDFKVLMEHLDPDEEDEEGEASASSHARNKAITALLGASSPKNHATDSYDDDSDADEKTPGSSRRSRKGGDSAVASGHMNKTVEAMDVIAIYCPKYKDRPQIARVIQKTSTGYSVHWMAGSYSGTWAKAKKRDGRKQVPWVDNIKESDIIYKKIALTSAHKLTNKMVHTLRSLYAAKEGTSS; this is encoded by the exons ATGAATGGGGATATGCCTCATGTTCCTATCACCACTCTCGCTGGGATCGCAAGCCTCACTGACC tgTTGAATCAGCTGCCCCTCCCTTCTCCTCTCCCTGCCACCACCACTAAGAGCCTGCTGTATAATGGGAGGATTGCAGAGGAGGTCAACTGTCTGCTGTCCCACCGCGACGATGCTCTTGTGTCTCAGCTGGCTCACAGCCTCAATCAGGTGTCCACCGAACACAT AGAGTTAAAGGACAACTTAGGCAGCGATGACCCGGAGGGAGATGTGCCTCTACTGCTACAGACGGTGCTGTCCAGGAACCCCAATGTTTTCAGGGAGAAAA GTTTAATGCAACAGCCAATGATACCATCCTACAAGATGCCTCAAAATTCAATGCACGGAAGCCCGGCATCAAACTACCAGCAAACCACTATAAGTCCGAGCCCTCCCAG CAGATTCGTTCAATCTCAGCCGGGTTCTGGTACCAGGTACATGCCCCAGCAGAACAGTCCAGTGCCCAGCCCATACGCCCCACAGAGCCCCGCAGACTACATTCAGTATAGTCACCCACCCAGCTACTCTCAACACCAACAGATCCAGCAAG TGTCTGTATCCAGTCCTGTAGTTCCTAGTGGAATGAGAAACATCCATGACAACAAGGTCTCTGCGCAAGTGTCCGGCTCCAATCATAACTCGAGGCATTGCTCCAATGATGAGTACATCAACATCGTCCAGAGGCTTGGAAATGAT GAGAGTGACCCAGCTTTGAGAAATGCATCCTTTCCTGTTCGTTCTGTCTGCTCTCCTACTGGAAGTGAAGGAACTCCGAAAG TCGGTTCTCGCCCTCCCCTGATTCTTCAGTCTCCTCCACCCTATACCTCCCCAAGAGATGCTGCTCCTGACCTCCTCTTGGACTCCCCCGAACGcaaaaagaagcaaaaaaaacTCATGAAAGAGGAGGGAGGTAAAGGTGCCATGTATGATATTGTCAGCTCCCCCACAAAAGACTCAACCAAGCTTACGATAAAGTTGTCTCGTGTGAAGTCTGCCGAAACGGAGCAGACAGCAGAGTCGTTGCAAGCCGTAGAGCACAGCTCTGACGCCGAAAACGAGCTGTCGTGCGGTAGCGTACCGTTCCAGCGGAACCCCCAGGAGCGGCTGACTGTGGGCCAGTGTCTCCCGGCGGAGCAGTCGGGCTACCAGCAGGTTCCTGTACTACAAAACACGGGGGCACTTGCAGCCAAGCAACCCGGGGTAGTTAGTGGAACCCCCTACGATGAGGCAGAATTGGATGCTCTAGCAGAGATAGAAAGAATCGAGAGGGAATCCGCTATCGAACGAGAACGGTGCTCCAAAGAAGTTCAAGATAAAG ACAAACCTTTGAAGAAGAGAAAACAAGATTCATACCCTCAGGAACCAGGGGCTGGGGGCACCGCAGGCGCTTCAGGGACACCTGGGGTGGGAGGTGGTTGTAATGCTGGAAACAAACTGGTACCTCAAGAGGCTTGTGCTGCTAGCAATGGAGCCAGCCGGCCTGCCCTGATGGTCAGTATCGACCTGCAGCAAGCCGGCAGGGTGGAAGGGCCGCTAGACTCCTGTCCCGTTCCTGCAACAGAGGCTCAACGTCTGCCGGAGGACGGCTCGGAATCCACAGGGGTCTTGCGGCTGAAATCCAAGACAGATGGAGAGGTGCAGCGGCCAGTAGATGGCCGACCCGAGGTTATCAAAACGCCACAGAAAACCACGTCGGAAGGGCGACCGGAGACTCCCAAAAACAAGCACGACCACCGCAGGGAGATCTCCAGCAAAACAAGTTCGGAAAAGAGATCTGATCTTTCCAAGCACAGACATGACGGGAAGCCTGACAAAGTAAGAACTGAGGGAAGAAGTCATGAAAGCTCACGGAAACATGAGGGGCGATTGGAGGCTACTCAAGAGAGTAAAGAGGAACGGCACAGAGATCGGGACAGGGACAATGAAGGCTCCAAAATTCGCAAACCGGACACGTCTAAATCATCCAGCCGGGTGGAGCACAGTCGAGAGAAGGAACGGGATAGAGATAGGGGCaaagagcaggagaaggagcggGAGATGGATCGGGACAAGGAACGGGTGAAGGAACAGGTGAAAGAACAGGAGATGGATCAGGATAAGGTACAGGAGATGGACCGGGACAAGGAACGGGTGAAGGATCGGGACAAGGAAAGGGTGATGGATCAAGACAAGGAGCGGGTGAAAGATCGGGACAAGGAACGGGTGATGGATCGGGACAAGGAGCGGGTGAAAGATCGGGACAAGGAACGAGTGAAAGATCGGGACAAGGAACGGGTGAAggaacgagagagagaaagagacaaagaCCGAGAGAGGAATCGTGACAAAGAACGAGACAGGGACAAGGACCGAGaaaggaaacacaaaaacacagaatcaaCAGAGCACAGGGACAAACGGTCTCCTGAGCAGCGCTCGCGACCTGACAGTCCTCGAGTGAAGCAGGAACCCCGGAGAGGAGGAGAATCCAAAATAAAATCTGAGAAGCCAGTTCTTAAATCTCCTAACAACAAAGACGAGAAGCGTAGCGGTGACATCAAGAACCGGATTGACGGACATAAACCACCGTCAGAATCCAAGATGGCAGAATTTCCCAACTACCTGCTGGGAGGCAAATCAAGTGCATTAAAGAACTTTGTCATTCCTAAATTGAAACGAGACAAAGATGGAAAAGTGATGTCGGATGTGCAGCGGTCTATAGAGTGTTTTCCCGAGCCACGTGTGAAACTGGAGAAACTGAACCTAGTAGAGGAAGTAAACAGGGGCGCTAAACCTGTTGTCGTTCTAAAGAAACTTTCCATCGATGAGGTCCAGAGGATTATCAGTAATTCACGCAGACCAAGCAAGAGCAAGGCTTACAGCAAATCATTCTCAG AAATGGACTCCAGTTTGCCATTGTGTGAGAGAGTAAAGGTGAATAAACGCAGACGCAGCGCTACCAACGACAAGCCCAAGTATGCTGAGGTCAGCTCAAATGAAGACAACGATTCTGAAGCGT TCACCCCAAAGCGTTCGAAAAGAGACAAGGACAGAACGTTGGAGAATGAAGAAAAGGACCGGAAGGGTTCTGGAGATCATAGGCGGAGCGGAGGACATCACGACAGTCGGAAAAGCTCAGGCAATCGACACAGAGACCGGAGCCCAGAGGACTCTGACGAGGACACGCCGCCACCTAGCTTAAGTGACC TTGCCAGGAAGTtgaagaaaaaggaaaaactaaaaaagagaaaagcctACGAGCCCAAATTGACTCAGGACG AAATGATGGACTCATCCACATTCAAGAGGTTTTCCACCAGTGTTGACAATATTCTTGAAAACCTTGAAGATGTTGACTTCACATCATTAG ATGATGATGAGATCCCTCAGGAGTTACTGCTCGGAAAACAGCAGCTCTCAGAATTAAGCAGCGAATCTGCCAAAATAAAGGCCATGGGCATCATGCATAAG ATTCCATCTGATAAGTTAGTGAAGGTCCAAAGTATTTTAGAGAAAAACATTCAGGATGGTGCAAAGCTCTCCACCCTCATGAATCAC GGCAACGACAGGGATGATGAGGAACGATTGTGGCGTGACCTCATAATGGAACGAGTCACAAAATCTGCTGACGCTTGTCTGACGGCTCTTAACATCATGAACTCCGTGCGGATGCCGAAGGCTGTGTACATCGAGGATGTTATAGAGAGGATCTTACAGTACACAAAGTTCCATCTACAGAACACGTTGTATCCGCAGTACGACCCCGTCTACAGGGTGGACCCTCATGGAG GAGGAATGCTCAGCTCGAAAGCCAAGCGAGCAAAGTGCTCAACGCACAAGCAGAGAGTAACCGTCATGCTTTACAATAAAGTATGTGACGTTATCAGCAACATTTCTGAACTGCTTGAGATTCAGTTGATGACAGACACGACCATCCTTCAG GTCTCGTCGCTGGGCATCACACCTTTTTTTGTTGAGAACGTGAGCGAGCTGCAGCTTTGTGCCATTAAGCTGGTGACGGCT GTGTTCTCTAGATATGAAAAACACAGACAGCTGATCCTAGAAGAGATCTTCACCTCTCTCGCCCGTCTGCCAACCAGCAAGAGAAACTTAAGAAACTTCAG ACTGAACAGCAGTGATAAGGATGGGGAGCCCATATACATTCAGATGGTAACAGCCCTAGTTCTACAGCTCATTCAGTGTGTGGTCCATCTGCCTAATGAGAAAGATTCAGATGATGAAAGTGACAGGAAG TTTGATAAGGATGTACTAATCACAAACTTCTATGAGACCGCAATGAGAACAGCACAAAACTTCCTCTCCGTTTTCCTCAAAAA gtgcGGTAGTAAGCAGGGCGAAGATGACTACAGGCCGCTGTTTGAAAACTTTGTTCAGGATCTTCTGTCCACTGTGAATAAACCCGATTGGCCCGCTGCAGAGCTGCTACTAAGCCTTCTGGGAAGGCTACTG GTTCACCAGTTTAGTAATAAGCAAACAGAGATGGCTTTGAGGGTGGCTTCTTTGGATTATCTGGGCACCGTGGCCGCACGTCTTCGCAAAGATGCAGTGACCAGCCAAATGGACCAGCGCTCCATCGACCGTATCCTAGGAGAG AGTTCTGGCAGCGATGAGATTCAGCAGCTACAGAAGGCTCTGTTGAGTTACCTGGAAGAGAACATGGAGACTGATCCATCTCTTGTG TTTGCACGCAAGTTCTACATCGCACAGTGGTTCAGGGACACCAGCATGGAAACGGAGAAAGCTATGAAATCTCATAGAGACGATGACTCGTCCGACGGGCAGCATCATGCCAAGGACATCGAGTCTACTAGTGAGATCATGCAGAAAGCCGAAGCCCGCAAGAAGTTCCTCCGGTCTGTTGTCAAGACTGCACCATCAAAGTTTAGCTCACTAAG AAACTCGGATACTGTGGACTATGAGGACTCGTGTCTTATCGTGCGATATCTGGCCTCTATGAGGCCGTTTGCACAGAGCTTTGATATTTATCTCACACAG ATCTTGAGAGTCCTCGGTGAAAGTGCCATCGCAGTGAGAACAAAAGCGATGAAATGTCTTTCTGAAGTCGTTGCGGTGGATCCCAGCATTCTGGCCCGG TTGGACATGCAGCGAGGAGTTCACGGGCGATTGATGGATAACTCCACCAGTGTTAGAGAGGCTGCAGTGGAGCTGTTGGGCCGGTTTGTACTGAGCCGACCGCAGCTAACCGAACAGTATTATGACATGTTGATCGAGCGGATCCTG GACACAGGCATCAGTGTGAGGAAGAGGGTTATTAAAATCCTGCGAGACATCTGTCTGGAGCAGCCCACCTTCAACAAGGTTACTGAAATGTGTGTCAAGATGATCAGAAGAGTCAATGATGAGGAAGGCATCAAG AAATTGGTGAACGAGACGTTTCAGAAACTGTGGTTTACCCCCACGCCGAATCACGATAAAGAGGCCATGACTCGAAAGATTCTCAACATCACGGATGTG GTCGCTGCATGCAGAGATTCGGGTTATGACTGGTTCGAGCAGCTGCTGCAGAAT CTGCTGAAGACAGAAGAGGACGCTTCCTACAAACCGGCCAGGAAGGCTTGTGTTCAGCTGGTGGACAGTCTGGTGGAGCATATTATCAAATACGAGGAATCTCTCGCTG ATGGTGACAACAAGGGGCTGGCATCGAACCTGGTGGCGTGTATCACCACACTGTATCTTTTCAGCAAAATCCGACCTCAGCTGATGGTGAAACACGCCATGACTATGCAGCCCTACCTCACTACAAAGTGTAAT AGTCAAAGTGATTTCATGGTGATCTGCAATGTGGCAAAAATCCTGGAGCTTGTGATTCCTTTGATGGATCATCCGAGTGAAACCTTCCTCACCACCATCGAAGAAGATCTTATGAAGCTCATCATCAAATACGGCATGACG GTTGTGCAGCACTGCGTAAGTTGTCTCGGCGCTGTTGTCAATAAGGTCACCCATAACTTTAAGTTTGTCTGGGCTTGTTTTAATCGATACtatg GAGCGCTGAACAAGCTGAAGTTACAGCATCAGGAAGATCCAAACAGCAGCGTTCTGGTATCAAATAAACCAGCGCTGTTGCGGTCACTGTTTACTGTGGGAGCACTGTGCAGACACTTTGACTTTGACCAAGAAGAGTTTAAAGGCAGTAATAAG GTGGTCATAAAAGACAAAGTGATGGAGCTGCTACTGTATTTCACTAAGAATGAGGACGAGGAGGTGCAGACTAAGGCCATCATAGGTTTAG GGTTCCTGTGCATCCAGCACCCAGAGTTGATGTTTTCTCCAGATATTAAAAACCCTTACAACACTCTCATGGCTGACAGGAAGACATCTGTGAACCTGAAGATCCAGGTGCTGAAAAACCTGCAGATGTACCTGCAGGAGGAGGACTCGCGCATGCAAGAGGCCGATAGGGAGT GGAAGAAAATGGCCAAGCAGGAGGACCTGAAGGAGATGGGCGACATCTCGTCTGGCATGAGCAGTTCCATCATGCAACTCTACCTCAAGCAGGTGTTGGAGTGTTTCTTCCACACGCAGTCCAGCGTACGGCACTTCGCCCTAAACGTCATCGCTCTGACTCTCAACCAGGGCCTCGTTCACCCCGTACAG TGTGTTCCATATCTTATCGCCATGGGAACGGATTCCGAACCCACAATGAGGAATAAATCCGATCTACAACTCGTAGAGATTGATAAGAAATACAGCGGATTCATTCAC ATGAAGGCCGTGGCGGGGTTGAAAATGTCCTATCAGGTACAACAAGCCATCGTGGGTTCTCAGAAGACGGTGGTCAGGGGCTTCCGACAGGATGAGACAAGCGGGGCACTGTGTTCTCATCTCTACAGCATGGTGCGAGGCAACAGACAACACCGAAGGGCTTTCCTCATCTCACTGCTTAACCTGTTTGACGACAGTTCG AAGTCAGACGTGAACATGCTTTTGTTTGTTGCGGACAATCTGGCCACCTTCCCTTATCAGAGTCAGGACGAGCCGCTGTTTATCATGCATCATGTAGACATCACACTGTCTGTGTCCGGCAGCAACCTGATGCAGTCTTTTAAAGAG TCTTTGCTGAAAGAGCCAAGACAAcgagaaaagaagaagaagaagaaaaagaagagaggGAAAAGATGCGGCTCtgaggaagatgaagatgagAGCAGCAGGGCAAGCACCAGCGACAGTAGTGATGACGATGTCATCCGTCGGCCGAAGAAACCCAAGCAAGCTGGGCCGGTGGACTCGGACTTCGATTCGGACCTCGAGGATGTCGACAAAGTGATGCAGCATCTCCCTGACAACCCGATTCCCCTGCTAGATTTCGCGAGCGCGTCTCAGGGTATCCTGCTTCTTCTGATGCTCAAGCAGCACCTTAAGAACCTCTACGGCTTCTCTGATAG TAAAATTCAGAAGTACTCGCCTACGGAATCTGCAAAAGTGTACGACAAGGCTGTAAACCGGAAGGCCAATGTGCATTTCAACCCACGGCAGACAATGGATTACCTGACCAACAACTTGTCCAATGCAGATCTCACGTACGACGCCAAGAGGAGGATCGTCAGACAGTATTTAGAT TTTAAGGTACTGATGGAGCACTTGGACCCAGACGAGGAAGATGAAGAGGGAGAAGCTTCAGCCAGCAGCCACGCAAGAAATAAAGCCATCACTGCTCTGCTAGGAGCATCCAGTCCCAAGAATCACGCTACTGATTCGTACGACGACGACAGTGATGCAGACGAAAAGACCCCAGGG TCATCACGGCGATCAAGGAAAGGTGGAGATTCGGCGGTAGCATCAGGTCATATGAACAAAACCGTTGAAGCCATGGACGTCATCGCTATCTACTGTCCTAAATATAAGGACCGGCCGCAGATAGCGCGTGTCATTCAGAAAACGAGTACAGGCTACAGCGTTCACTGGATGGCCGGCTCCTACTCGGGCACCTGGGCAAAAGCTAAGAAACGCGACGGACGAAAACAGGTGCCTTGGGTGGACAATATAAAGGAGTCCGACATTATCTACAAGAAAATTGCCTTGACAAGCGCGCACAAACTGACCAATAAAATGGTGCATACTTTACGTTCACTGTACGCAGCCAAGGAAGGAACTTCCAGCTAA